The following proteins come from a genomic window of Ursus arctos isolate Adak ecotype North America unplaced genomic scaffold, UrsArc2.0 scaffold_12, whole genome shotgun sequence:
- the JUN gene encoding transcription factor Jun, with protein MTAKMETTFYDDALNASFLQSESGAYGYSNPKILKQSMTLNLADPVGSLKPHLRAKNSDLLTSPDVGLLKLASPELERLIIQSSNGHITTTPTPTQFLCPKNVTDEQEGFAEGFVRALAELHSQNTLPSVTSAAQPVSGAGMVAPAVASAAGGSGSGGFSASLHSEPPVYANLSNFNPGALSSGGGAPSYGAAGLAFPAQPQQQQQPPQPPHHLPQQIPVQHPRLQALKEEPQTVPEMPGETPPLSPIDMESQERIKAERKRMRNRIAASKCRKRKLERIARLEEKVKTLKAQNSELASTANMLREQVAQLKQKVMNHVNSGCQLMLTQQLQTF; from the coding sequence ATGACTGCAAAGATGGAAACGACCTTCTACGACGATGCCCTCAACGCCTCGTTCCTCCAGTCCGAGAGCGGCGCCTACGGCTACAGTAACCCCAAGATCCTGAAACAGAGCATGACCCTGAACCTGGCCGACCCGGTGGGCAGCCTGAAGCCGCACCTCCGGGCCAAGAACTCGGACCTCCTCACCTCGCCCGACGTGGGGCTGCTCAAGCTGGCGTCGCCCGAGCTGGAGCGCCTGATAATCCAGTCCAGCAACGGGCACATCACCACTACGCCGACCCCCACGCAGTTCCTGTGCCCCAAGAACGTGACAGACGAGCAGGAGGGCTTCGCCGAGGGTTTCGTGCGCGCCCTGGCCGAACTGCACAGCCAGAACACGCTGCCCAGCGTCACGTCTGCGGCGCAGCCGGTCAGCGGGGCGGGCATGGTGGCTCCGGCGGTGGCTTCGGCGGcgggcggcagcggcagcggcggctTCAGCGCCAGCCTGCACAGCGAGCCGCCGGTCTACGCCAACCTCAGCAACTTCAACCCCGGCGCGCTGAGCAGCGGCGGCGGGGCGCCCTCCTACGGCGCGGCCGGCCTGGCCTTTCCCgcgcagccccagcagcagcagcagcccccgcAGCCGCCGCACCACCTGCCCCAGCAGATCCCCGTGCAGCACCCGCGGCTTCAGGCCTTGAAGGAGGAGCCGCAGACGGTGCCCGAGATGCCCGGGGAAACGCCGCCCCTGTCCCCCATCGACATGGAGTCGCAGGAGAGGATCAAGGCGGAGAGGAAGCGCATGAGGAACCGCATAGCTGCCTCCAAGTGCCGGAAAAGGAAGCTGGAGAGGATCGCCAGGCTGGAGGAAAAAGTGAAAACCTTGAAAGCGCAGAACTCGGAGCTGGCGTCCACGGCCAACATGCTCAGGGAACAGGTGGCACAGCTTAAACAGAAAGTCATGAACCACGTTAACAGTGGGTGCCAACTCATGCTAACGCAGCAGTTGCAAACGTTTTGA